A stretch of Dysidea avara chromosome 5, odDysAvar1.4, whole genome shotgun sequence DNA encodes these proteins:
- the LOC136255661 gene encoding chromatin assembly factor 1 subunit A-like isoform X1 yields the protein MDHDTTFTIDQERKYASRYEEGFDLPDPQYEAWLKVNHPEHFRPEDDGDGESTDQLGNDVPSDALSSMDCDTTFTIDQERKYARRYEEGFDLPDAQYEAWLKVNHPDHLRGTAQQDTSGGNTPTSHRNSGACSTQSAAILTANGAQRSPLMELLNVPVAKTSRPKTMNTGKARVLTSAECLKALQEKENEKKRKAEEKEQRKQERLMKKQLKEEQLKRKKEEKAQQAALREAKHLEKQTKQPRQRKQRRRNTHVDDEAGSVTQNTLTDGSTLISEQVSNDAASDHHSPNTAEDNTGRGTSKRKPSSQIQSVAKRARNNADDEIDVDRCCMCFGHFADDAGTGREWLMCCCTRWIHEDCIDNEDVDIEKCVLSIMLELYRKLY from the exons ATGGACCATGACACCACCTTTACAATTGACCAAGAACGAAAGTATGCCAGTAGGTATGAGGAAGGGTTTGACTTACCAGATCCACAGTATGAAGCTTGGCTGAAAGTCAACCATCCTGAGCACTTCAGACCAG AGGATGATGGAGATGGCGAATCAACTGACCAGTTGGGAAATGATGTACCTAGTGATGCTTTATCTTCTATGGACTGTGACACCACCTTTACAATTGACCAAGAGCGAAAGTATGCCCGTAGGTACGAGGAAGGGTTTGACCTACCAGATGCACAGTATGAAGCTTGGCTGAAGGTCAACCATCCTGATCACTTGAGAGGCACAGCTCAGCAAGACACAAGTGGTGGTAACACTCCTACATCTCATAGGAACTCAGGAGCATGCTCTACTCAATCAGCAGCTATATTGACAGCCAATGGAGCACAACGATCACCTTTGATGGAGCTACTCAATGTGCCTGTAGCTAAAACATCTCGACCTAAAACCATGAATACAGGAAAAGCACGTGTACTAACAAGTGCAGAGTGTCTGAAAGCCTTGCAAGAGAAAGAGAATGAGAAAAAGAGAAAAGCTGAAGAAAAGGAACAACGAAAGCAAGAGCGATTAATGAAAAAACAATTGAAGGAAGAGCAATTGAAGCGTAAGAAAGAAGAGAAGGCACAGCAGGCAGCACTGAGGGAAGCAAAGCACCTTGAAAAACAAACTAAGCAGCCACGACAGAGAAAGCAGAGGAGGAGGAATACACATGTTGACGATGAAGCAGGCAGTGTAACCCAGAATACATTAACAGACGGTTCCACACTTATTTCAGAACAAGTATCTAATGATGCTGCAAGTGATCACCATTCCCCCAATACAGCAGAAGACAATACTGGCAGAGGTACCTCAAAACGAAAACCTAGTAGTCAAATACAATCAGTTGCCAAGAGGGCAAGAAACAATGCTGATGATGAGATTGATGTTGACAGGTGCTGCATGTGTTTTGGTCACTTTGCTGATGATGCAGGCACAGGGAGGGAGTGGCTAATGTGTTGCTGTACAAGATGGATACATGAAGACTGTATTGATAATGAAGATGTTGATATTGAGAAGTGTGTTTTGTCCATTATGCTAGAGTTGTATCGAAAGTTATATTAA
- the LOC136255661 gene encoding uncharacterized protein isoform X3, with translation MAKCYFADKCDCWLQKVWDPFNRDVVLNSTDNLSNVSEATTGNKRSPDQSGSRPSDKQVHGTVMRCDRPTFTLEQEKKYRRRYEEGFDLPDEQYEAWLKINHPDHTRAEDNDSGKSTDHLGDTSSDKQPINNPSSSLECDRPTFSIVQEWKYAQRHKEGFDSPDEQYEAWLRINHPEHTRAGDKSGVLPTVMSDSSSTMELNSLYFTIQEELDFEQWYNDGYSLVNERYEALVKINHPEHFRPEDDGDDESTDQLGNDVPSDALSSMDLDTTFTIDQERKYARRYEERFDLPDPQY, from the exons ATGGCTAAATGCTATTTTGCCGACAAATGTGATTGCTGGCTTCAGAAAGTCTGGGACCCTTTTAACAGGGATGTAGTCTTAAACTCAACAGATAATCTGTCGAATGTCAGTGAAGCAACAACTG GGAACAAAAGATCTCCTGATCAGTCTGGCAGTAGACCAAGTGACAAGCAAGTTCATGGAACTGTTATGAGATGTGACCGGCCCACCTTCACACTTGAGCAAGAAAAGAAATATCGTCGCAGATACGAGGAAGGTTTTGACTTACCAGATGAGCAATACGAAGCATGGCTTAAGATCAATCATCCTGATCACACCAGAGCAG AGGACAATGATAGTGGCAAATCAACTGATCACTTGGGAGATACATCAAGTGACAAGCAGCCAATTAACAATCCTTCATCCTCTTTGGAATGTGACAGGCCTACATTCTCGATAGTGCAAGAATGGAAGTATGCTCAGAGACACAAGGAAGGGTTTGACTCACCAGATGAACAATATGAAGCTTGGCTGAGGATAAACCATCCTGAGCACACCAGAGCAG GAGACAAGAGCGGGGTTCTTCCAACTGTAATGAGTGATAGTTCATCCACCATGGAACTAAACAGCCTCTACTTCACAATTCAGGAAGAGCTTGATTTTGAGCAGTGGTACAATGATGGTTATAGCCTTGTAAATGAGCGCTATGAAGCTTTGGTTAAGATCAACCATCCTGAGCACTTCAGACCAG AGGATGATGGAGATGACGAATCGACTGACCAGTTGGGAAATGATGTACCGAGTGATGCTTTATCTTCTATGGACCTTGACACCACCTTTACAATTGACCAAGAGCGAAAGTATGCCCGTAGGTATGAGGAAAGGTTTGACCTACCAGATCCACAGTATTAA
- the LOC136255661 gene encoding putative uncharacterized protein DDB_G0290989 isoform X2, which produces MDCDTTFTIDQERKYARRYEEGFDLPDAQYEAWLKVNHPDHLRGTAQQDTSGGNTPTSHRNSGACSTQSAAILTANGAQRSPLMELLNVPVAKTSRPKTMNTGKARVLTSAECLKALQEKENEKKRKAEEKEQRKQERLMKKQLKEEQLKRKKEEKAQQAALREAKHLEKQTKQPRQRKQRRRNTHVDDEAGSVTQNTLTDGSTLISEQVSNDAASDHHSPNTAEDNTGRGTSKRKPSSQIQSVAKRARNNADDEIDVDRCCMCFGHFADDAGTGREWLMCCCTRWIHEDCIDNEDVDIEKCVLSIMLELYRKLY; this is translated from the coding sequence ATGGACTGTGACACCACCTTTACAATTGACCAAGAGCGAAAGTATGCCCGTAGGTACGAGGAAGGGTTTGACCTACCAGATGCACAGTATGAAGCTTGGCTGAAGGTCAACCATCCTGATCACTTGAGAGGCACAGCTCAGCAAGACACAAGTGGTGGTAACACTCCTACATCTCATAGGAACTCAGGAGCATGCTCTACTCAATCAGCAGCTATATTGACAGCCAATGGAGCACAACGATCACCTTTGATGGAGCTACTCAATGTGCCTGTAGCTAAAACATCTCGACCTAAAACCATGAATACAGGAAAAGCACGTGTACTAACAAGTGCAGAGTGTCTGAAAGCCTTGCAAGAGAAAGAGAATGAGAAAAAGAGAAAAGCTGAAGAAAAGGAACAACGAAAGCAAGAGCGATTAATGAAAAAACAATTGAAGGAAGAGCAATTGAAGCGTAAGAAAGAAGAGAAGGCACAGCAGGCAGCACTGAGGGAAGCAAAGCACCTTGAAAAACAAACTAAGCAGCCACGACAGAGAAAGCAGAGGAGGAGGAATACACATGTTGACGATGAAGCAGGCAGTGTAACCCAGAATACATTAACAGACGGTTCCACACTTATTTCAGAACAAGTATCTAATGATGCTGCAAGTGATCACCATTCCCCCAATACAGCAGAAGACAATACTGGCAGAGGTACCTCAAAACGAAAACCTAGTAGTCAAATACAATCAGTTGCCAAGAGGGCAAGAAACAATGCTGATGATGAGATTGATGTTGACAGGTGCTGCATGTGTTTTGGTCACTTTGCTGATGATGCAGGCACAGGGAGGGAGTGGCTAATGTGTTGCTGTACAAGATGGATACATGAAGACTGTATTGATAATGAAGATGTTGATATTGAGAAGTGTGTTTTGTCCATTATGCTAGAGTTGTATCGAAAGTTATATTAA